A part of Paenibacillus donghaensis genomic DNA contains:
- a CDS encoding ABC transporter ATP-binding protein encodes MIKLMKQLKPFKLAIAAILILVFLQSMGDLYLPTLMADIVDKGIVQGDRSYIWKIGGFMLLVAGAGALFSVIASYLSAKVAAGFGQNTRSRMFSHVENFTLHEFDKLGTASLITRTTNDITQVQTVLTMMLRMMVGAPMMMIGGIIMAVSEDAKLSLIFVVVIPVLVAVIFLIGMKGLPLFKAIQIKLDKLNLVLREHLTGIRVIRSFNRINHENKRFTAANTDLTDTAIKVNKVMAGLMPMMMLVMNFSMIGILYFGGIRIDDGNLEVGSLMAFIQYAMQIMFSLIMVSMMFVLIPRASASAIRINEVLDMKPEFTDPTGSELQITADATTKDGRAGMHGFVEFDNVSFSYPGAEQPALSGISFSARPGEITAIIGGTGSGKSTLLSLIPRFYDVIEGAVRVDGVDVREMTQEQLRAKIGYIPQKAVLFTGTISENIRYGKEDATDEEVIHAATVAQAYDFISAMKEGFNSEIAQGGNNVSGGQKQRLSIARALVRKPEVYLFDDSFSALDFKTDANLRAALKGETTESTVLIVAQRVSTVMDADRIIVMDEGVIAGMGTHRELLENNEVYREIVSSQLSEEEIA; translated from the coding sequence ATGATTAAATTAATGAAACAACTGAAGCCTTTTAAGCTGGCTATCGCGGCTATATTAATACTCGTATTTCTGCAGTCCATGGGCGATCTCTACCTGCCTACGCTAATGGCCGACATAGTAGACAAAGGGATTGTCCAGGGGGACCGCAGCTATATCTGGAAGATCGGCGGCTTCATGCTGCTGGTTGCAGGAGCAGGCGCGCTCTTCTCCGTGATTGCCAGTTATTTATCGGCCAAAGTCGCAGCCGGTTTCGGCCAGAATACCCGCTCACGCATGTTCAGCCATGTAGAGAATTTCACGCTGCATGAATTCGACAAGCTGGGTACCGCTTCTTTGATTACCCGCACCACCAATGACATTACACAGGTACAGACTGTACTTACCATGATGCTGCGGATGATGGTCGGTGCGCCTATGATGATGATCGGCGGGATTATTATGGCGGTCTCGGAGGATGCCAAGCTCTCCCTGATCTTCGTGGTCGTAATTCCTGTGCTGGTGGCAGTTATCTTCCTGATAGGAATGAAGGGTCTGCCGCTGTTCAAGGCGATACAGATCAAGCTGGATAAATTGAATCTGGTGCTGCGCGAGCATCTGACCGGCATCCGTGTCATCCGCTCCTTTAACCGCATTAATCATGAGAACAAGCGGTTTACTGCAGCCAATACCGATCTGACCGACACGGCGATCAAGGTGAACAAGGTAATGGCCGGACTGATGCCGATGATGATGCTCGTGATGAATTTCTCGATGATTGGCATTCTATATTTCGGTGGTATCCGTATCGATGATGGCAACCTTGAGGTAGGCTCACTGATGGCTTTTATTCAATATGCGATGCAGATTATGTTCTCGCTGATTATGGTGTCCATGATGTTTGTGCTTATCCCGCGTGCTTCCGCTTCCGCCATCCGGATCAACGAAGTGCTGGATATGAAACCTGAATTTACTGATCCTACAGGCAGCGAGCTGCAGATTACAGCGGATGCTACCACAAAAGACGGACGCGCCGGCATGCACGGATTCGTTGAGTTCGACAATGTGTCCTTCTCTTACCCGGGTGCCGAGCAGCCTGCGCTCTCCGGGATCAGCTTCAGTGCCCGGCCAGGTGAGATTACGGCGATCATCGGTGGTACCGGTTCAGGCAAGTCTACGCTGCTCAGCCTGATTCCAAGATTCTACGATGTCATTGAAGGTGCAGTGCGCGTGGATGGTGTGGATGTGCGTGAGATGACCCAGGAGCAGCTGCGCGCCAAGATTGGCTATATTCCGCAAAAAGCGGTGCTGTTCACCGGCACAATAAGCGAGAACATCCGCTACGGCAAAGAGGATGCTACAGATGAAGAAGTCATCCATGCCGCTACAGTTGCCCAGGCCTACGATTTCATTTCCGCCATGAAGGAGGGCTTCAACTCCGAAATTGCCCAAGGCGGGAACAACGTCTCAGGCGGACAGAAGCAGCGGTTGTCGATCGCCCGTGCGCTGGTCCGCAAGCCTGAGGTGTATCTATTTGACGATAGCTTCTCGGCGCTGGATTTCAAGACAGATGCCAACCTGCGTGCCGCACTCAAAGGGGAAACGACGGAATCTACAGTTCTGATTGTTGCCCAGCGTGTCAGTACCGTTATGGATGCCGACCGGATCATTGTCATGGATGAAGGTGTAATTGCCGGTATGGGCACACACCGCGAGCTGCTGGAGAACAATGAAGTGTACCGCGAGATCGTATCCTCGCAGCTGTCAGAGGAGGAAATAGCATGA
- a CDS encoding MarR family winged helix-turn-helix transcriptional regulator, with translation MIIIDSNNNSSSNSVGHKLFAALRQLRKAHWHHSVEGHKPSELTLLICIAKRNAPDKEGLKVSEISRFLDLTPPTITQLINSLEAKGMVERQADPSDRRVVRIKLTEQGKVVTRQAKHHMDTTLNRLVEYLGEEESNMLAELLLRVHEFVENNPPPNLDGLQMNGDEKHD, from the coding sequence GTGATTATAATAGATAGCAACAATAATTCCTCATCCAATTCAGTTGGCCATAAGCTGTTTGCAGCACTCCGGCAGCTGCGCAAAGCGCACTGGCACCATTCAGTGGAAGGGCATAAGCCAAGTGAGCTGACTTTATTAATATGTATCGCCAAAAGAAACGCTCCCGATAAGGAGGGATTGAAGGTATCCGAAATCAGCCGCTTCCTCGATCTGACGCCTCCTACGATTACCCAGCTGATCAACAGCCTGGAGGCGAAGGGTATGGTGGAAAGACAGGCAGACCCTTCCGATCGCAGAGTGGTGCGCATCAAGCTTACGGAGCAAGGAAAGGTCGTTACACGCCAGGCCAAGCATCACATGGACACCACATTGAACAGGCTGGTGGAATATTTGGGCGAAGAAGAGAGTAACATGCTTGCAGAGCTGCTGCTAAGGGTTCATGAGTTCGTAGAGAACAATCCGCCGCCCAATCTGGATGGGCTACAAATGAACGGAGATGAGAAGCATGATTAA
- a CDS encoding helix-turn-helix domain-containing protein, whose amino-acid sequence MTTIRSEIEKQLSRSGHTLASFAKLSGLNRGSLSAILHGNPPKPISLGQLDAITKSLGFPEGWLYPLYVGECFSERKISRRRLEPFLIRCTELGKQSCIDEILGRLLESAKALDIVYSVGEKLFCSGKVQESVAFYRIVAENETDRYSERLAISQFHIFISQQAIVDMEERLRTLIVFEPFRGRLPEPLQLEGLLRLAKVCFHLHRWEEMEGYGDELRALAQGIYQQEPVKSGSKRAEMLGMERPLVFYYGHGYLIKAMALTKQGHYAEAKKYTAGYADLSWFRLLDDEGRLAVEKLSMYAAANSFALELLGGNISVLPGYTAFLAENPGEILAGLIIIMQAANRYGFKADAILARFSREIQRFEQFQDPINVDRLYRLSYQTALYLTSHNQYQQAVRLVLQSLKLAIRLNNGKELIKVVILFETNREYADAAQRMEYGDIVKGMEQHPIAAANENRHFGIM is encoded by the coding sequence TTGACTACGATACGTTCAGAGATTGAGAAGCAGCTGTCCCGTTCGGGCCATACTCTCGCTTCGTTTGCCAAGCTGTCGGGTCTAAACCGGGGCAGTCTCAGCGCCATCCTGCATGGCAATCCGCCCAAGCCGATTTCCTTGGGCCAGCTGGATGCCATCACTAAGTCGCTCGGATTCCCCGAAGGCTGGCTCTACCCGCTTTATGTGGGGGAATGCTTCAGCGAGCGCAAGATTTCGCGCCGCAGGCTGGAGCCATTTCTGATCCGCTGTACAGAGCTGGGGAAACAATCCTGCATCGATGAGATTCTCGGCAGGCTGCTTGAATCCGCCAAGGCCTTGGATATTGTCTATTCGGTAGGAGAGAAGCTGTTCTGCAGCGGGAAGGTTCAGGAGTCGGTTGCCTTCTACAGAATTGTTGCCGAGAATGAGACGGACCGCTATTCCGAACGTCTTGCCATCAGCCAATTCCATATCTTCATCTCCCAGCAGGCCATCGTGGATATGGAGGAGAGGCTGCGCACCCTGATTGTGTTTGAGCCGTTTAGAGGCCGTCTTCCCGAGCCGTTACAGCTGGAGGGGTTGCTGAGGTTGGCCAAGGTCTGCTTCCATCTACACAGATGGGAAGAGATGGAGGGATATGGCGATGAGCTTAGAGCGCTGGCTCAGGGGATCTATCAGCAGGAACCGGTCAAGTCCGGCAGCAAACGTGCAGAGATGCTGGGGATGGAGCGTCCGCTTGTTTTTTATTATGGTCATGGATATTTAATCAAGGCTATGGCACTGACCAAACAAGGCCATTATGCAGAGGCCAAGAAATACACGGCAGGTTATGCTGATCTTAGTTGGTTTAGGCTGCTTGATGATGAGGGAAGACTTGCGGTGGAGAAATTATCCATGTATGCGGCAGCCAACAGCTTCGCTCTGGAGTTGCTTGGTGGGAACATCTCGGTGTTGCCCGGTTATACTGCCTTTCTGGCAGAGAACCCTGGTGAGATTCTGGCCGGCCTGATTATTATCATGCAGGCTGCCAACCGCTACGGCTTTAAGGCCGATGCGATACTGGCGCGGTTCTCAAGGGAGATCCAGCGGTTTGAGCAGTTTCAGGACCCTATCAATGTCGACCGCCTGTACAGGCTAAGTTATCAGACGGCGCTGTATCTAACCAGCCATAACCAGTACCAACAAGCGGTTCGGCTGGTGCTCCAGAGTCTGAAGCTGGCGATCCGGCTGAACAACGGCAAGGAGCTGATTAAGGTCGTGATCCTGTTCGAAACCAACCGTGAATATGCGGACGCTGCTCAGCGGATGGAATACGGGGATATTGTAAAAGGGATGGAGCAGCATCCGATTGCTGCCGCGAATGAGAACAGGCATTTCGGAATCATGTGA
- a CDS encoding aspartyl-phosphate phosphatase Spo0E family protein translates to MVHQASSRDDHRRDYREDELFLTIESLRSELLEVAQERSLSDRVVLELSERLDGYIVMAQNRMMDKLRSHKAGTASYPGSSRNHSITISQ, encoded by the coding sequence ATGGTTCATCAGGCTTCATCCCGGGACGATCATAGAAGAGATTATAGAGAAGATGAGTTATTTTTGACCATAGAGAGCCTTAGAAGTGAACTGCTTGAGGTGGCTCAGGAGCGCAGTCTCAGCGACCGTGTGGTGCTGGAGCTTAGTGAGCGGCTGGACGGTTACATTGTCATGGCCCAGAACCGGATGATGGACAAGCTGCGCAGCCACAAGGCGGGAACAGCCTCCTACCCTGGCAGTTCGCGCAATCATTCCATAACCATCAGTCAATAA
- the cidR gene encoding cidABC operon transcriptional activator CidR: MEVRQLEYFVQAARLSSFSRAAESLYITQPTISKMIRNLEIELGADLFYREGKSIRLTDAGEILLPKAQNIVESFSSLSSELDSLRNLEQGHIRIGLPPMVGASFFPAVIGQFHRRYPEVTIRLHEDGAKKVENDVETGLLDIGVVVLPVNKAKFHCFTFIEEKLQLLVPAGHRLSGVDQVPLAELAEEEFVLFREDFALHDRIITACVKAGFQPKVVYESSQWDLISRMVAAGMGIALLPETICRDMDRSRIGVIALAEPAIPWQLGMIWRRDRYLSFAAREWITFAKGLLGEQYPVSGWENGAAD, translated from the coding sequence ATGGAAGTCCGACAACTGGAATATTTCGTTCAGGCCGCCAGACTCAGCAGCTTCTCCAGAGCTGCTGAGTCTCTATATATTACACAGCCCACAATCAGCAAAATGATTCGCAATTTGGAGATTGAACTCGGGGCGGATCTGTTCTACCGGGAAGGCAAAAGCATCCGCCTGACGGATGCGGGCGAGATTCTGCTCCCCAAAGCGCAGAACATTGTTGAATCCTTCTCCAGCCTGTCCTCGGAGCTGGACAGTCTGCGTAATCTGGAGCAAGGCCATATCCGTATCGGCTTGCCGCCGATGGTTGGGGCGAGCTTCTTCCCGGCCGTTATCGGCCAGTTCCACAGACGTTATCCCGAGGTGACGATCCGGCTGCATGAGGACGGAGCCAAAAAGGTGGAGAACGATGTAGAGACCGGGCTGCTGGATATCGGAGTTGTGGTGCTGCCAGTCAACAAGGCCAAATTTCACTGTTTCACCTTTATTGAAGAGAAGCTGCAGCTGCTGGTGCCCGCCGGACACCGGCTCTCCGGTGTGGACCAGGTACCGCTCGCCGAGCTGGCCGAGGAGGAATTCGTGCTGTTTCGTGAGGATTTCGCGCTCCATGACCGAATCATTACTGCCTGCGTCAAGGCGGGCTTCCAGCCCAAGGTGGTCTATGAGAGCTCGCAATGGGACCTCATCAGCCGGATGGTGGCCGCAGGGATGGGCATTGCGCTGCTGCCGGAGACCATCTGCCGTGACATGGACCGTTCCCGGATTGGGGTCATTGCACTTGCGGAGCCTGCTATTCCCTGGCAGTTGGGCATGATCTGGCGCAGAGACCGCTATTTATCCTTTGCGGCGCGGGAATGGATCACTTTTGCCAAGGGACTGCTGGGTGAGCAATATCCGGTCTCCGGCTGGGAGAATGGGGCTGCCGATTAG